The Betta splendens chromosome 7, fBetSpl5.4, whole genome shotgun sequence genome includes a window with the following:
- the LOC114858987 gene encoding transcription initiation factor TFIID subunit 4-like isoform X1 — protein MAAGTDLLDDVFLNTEVDEKVVSDVVGSLESELTETGCVNTSTRVQPAANHTGNSLVRTSNGESSKMGLLQQENDTAGTGGVLNSTGSRDSSMDGATSASKTAAQAESDPGTVTGVVTDTRNPHAAAAQTLNGSAAVMSCHIPAGASADGGGDSSQSAVTLVNNGPVSESRGSSPACSTIVRTSTTGDGSHVKADTSPQPSAQSVPTVTLVRPPMQTLISNKSDSTKAVTQTCNAQVASVVPTGIAPSTKSPAVLHNLRTSVPSTLAATPAAGIRAAAPPALAPRITQPQQNVQNIQLPPGMVLIRSESGQLLMIHQQTLAQMQAQSQSQSAVTPRPAAPTSTPAVQLTSLQASGTSILTRSVTPTTIIKQGSTVQTTVTPTTTLQRPPVLQKTIVLGGSATTSGQPLGTPTVVQAGSAATAVTQRETLENVKKCKNFLSTLIKLASSGKQSSETTANVKKLVKNLLEGKIEPEDFTSSLYRELSSSPQPYLVPFLNRSLPALRQMTPDAEAFIQQSLGPQASSQPAAAASTALTAVVLRRPLSAATFTTAATGTAVTKTTVISLPQTSQTKPGVQVAPQQQGMMVRPQVTLAQSSMLTFRGQPHSHIIVTQPKAVKHLQSVPAVKQTLVPGAKGLQVISHISVAAQKNTLNEAGGGSYRDDDDINDVASMAGVNLCEENARILATSSEFVGRVTRSCKDETFLSTSLLTRRALEIGKKFGVSEMGTDVINYISHAAQQRLQTLLEKTSQVAQQKNRTFKEDERHVQVSDVRTQLKFFEQLDQVEKQRKEEQEREVLLKAAKSRSRQEDPEQLRLKQKAKEMQQQELAQIRHREANQTALAAIGPRKKRRMDSPVRGSGAEGSGSGSSHPGGPGSGSRHFMRQRITRVNLRDLLFCLENEKGASHSHLLYKGFLK, from the exons ATGGCGGCGGGCACCGATTTGCTGGACGATGTTTTTCTCAATACAGAGGTGGACGAAAAAGTAGTTAGTGATGTAGTCGGATCTTTGGAGTCTGAGCTAACAGAAACCGGTTGCGTCAACACATCGACCAGGGTTCAACCTGCAGCAAATCACACTGGCAACTCATTAGTACGTACTTCCAATGGTGAGAGTAGTAAAATGGGACTTTTACAACAAGAAAACGATACAGCAG GGACAGGAGGCGTCCTTAACAGTACAGGCTCCCGCGATTCTAGCATGGATGGAGCGACAAGTGCGAGCAAGACAGCCGCTCAGGCTGAATCCGACCCGGGGACAGTCACGGGAGTTGTTACGGATACAAGGAACCCCCACGCGGCTGCTGCGCAAACTTTGAATGGAAGCGCCGCTGTGATGAGCTGTCACATACCCGCTGGCGCATCCGCTGACGGCGGCGGTGACAGCTCGCAGTCCGCCGTCACGCTTGTCAACAACGGACCCGTTTCTGAGAGCAGAGGTTCGTCTCCTGCGTGTAGTACGATCGTTCGAACTTCGACGACAGGTGACGGATCCCACGTCAAAGCCGACACTTCGCCTCAGCCCTCGGCGCAAAGTGTGCCCACAGTTACGCTCGTGAGGCCACCTATGCAAACTCTCATTAGCAACAAGTCGGACTCCACAAAAGCGGTGACACAGACTTGCAATGCACAAGTGGCGTCAGTTGTACCAACGGGGATCGCGCCGAGCACGAAGAGCCCCGCTGTTTTACACAACCTGAGGACTTCGGTGCCGTCGACGCTAGCTGCCACCCCTGCTGCTGGAATACGTGCCGCTGCTCCACCGGCGCTGGCACCTCGGATCACCCAACCTCAACAGAACGTCCAGAACATCCAGCTGCCTCCAG GCATGGTCTTGATCCGCAGTGAGAGTGGGCAGCTGCTGATGATTCACCAGCAGACCTTAGCTCAGATGCAGGCTCAGTCGCAGTCCCAAAGTGCTGTGACACCGCGACCTGCAGCTCCCACCAGCACTCCAGCTGTCCAGCTTACTTCTTTACAG GCTTCAGGTACATCAATACTGACCCGGTCTGTTACCCCAACCACTATTATAAAACAAGGATCCACTGTGCAAACCACTGTGACACCCACCACCACACTGCAGAGACCACCTGTACTGCAG AAAACCATCGTGCTGGGAGGAAGTGCAACCACCTCGGGACAGCCGCTGGGGACTCCTACCGTGGTGCAGGCTGGATCTGCAGCGACAGCAGTAACACAGAGG GAGACTTTGGAGAATgttaaaaagtgtaaaaactTTCTATCCACGCTGATCAAGCTGGCGTCCAGTGGGAAACAGTCCTCTGAGACTACAGCCAACGTCAAGAAGCTGGTCAAGAACCTGCTG GAAGGAAAGATAGAGCCTGAAGATTTCACCAGCAGCCTATACCGAGAACTCAGCTCCTCACCGCAGCCGTACCTTGTGCCTTTCCTGAAC AGAAGTCTCCCAGCGCTGCGTCAGATGACCCCAGACGCGGAGGCCTTCATCCAGCAGAGCCTGGGGCCTCAGGCCAGCAGccagcctgctgcagcagcctccacagctCTCACTGCCGTGGTGCTGCGGCGTCCTCTCTCCGCTGCCACCTTCACCACTGCAGCCACCGGCACTGCTGTGACCAAAACCACGGTTATTAGCCTCCCTCAGACATCTCAAACGAAACCTGGAGTG CAGgttgctccacagcagcaggggaTGATGGTGAGGCCACAGGTCACGCTGGCTCAGTCTTCCATGCTAACATTTAGAGGACAGCCTCATAGCCACATAATCGTGACCCAGCCAAAGGCGGTGAAACATCTGCAGTCAG TTCCTGCAGTAAAGCAGACCTTGGTTCCAGGTGCTAAAGGACTGCAagtaattagtcacatctctgtCGCTGCTCAAAAGAACACGCTGAATGAAGCAGGAGGGGGAAGCTACAG ggatgatgatgatatcaATGATGTGGCCTCCATGGCAGGAGTCAACTTGTGTGAGGAGAACGCCCGTATCTTAGCAACCAGCTCTGAGTTCGTTGGCAGGGTGACTCGCTCCTGTAAGGATGAGACCTTCCTCTCCACCTCTTTACTCACACGGAGAGCTTTGGAGATTG GCAAGAAGTTTGGTGTCAGTGAGATGGGCACAGATGTGATTAATTACATTTCCCACGCTGCACAGCAGAGACTTCAAACTTTGCTTGAAAAGACATCACAAGTGGCACAGCAGAAGAATAGAACCTTTAAG GAGGATGAACGGCATGTACAGGTCAGCGATGTGCGAACCCAGCTCAAGTTTTTTGAGCAGCTGGATCAGGTGGAGAAGCAAAGGAaagaagagcaggagagagaggttCTCTTGAAGGCTGCCAAG TCCCGGTCACGGCAGGAGGACCCCGAGCAGCTCCGACTTAAACAGAAAGCCAAAGAG atgcagcagcaggaactggcTCAGATCAGGCACAGAGAAGCCAACCAAACAGCGCTGGCAGCAATCGGGCCGAGGAAAAAGCGGAGAATGGACTCTCCTGTTAGGGGTTCTGGTGCAGAG GGCTCAGGGTCAGGCTCGTCCCATCCAGGAGGCCCTGGATCAGGCTCCAGACATTTCATGCGACAGCGCATCACCAGAGTCAACCTCAGGGACCTGCTGTTCTGTCTGGAGAATGAAAAAGGGGCCAGTCACTCACACCTGCTCTATAAAGGCTTCCTCAAATAG
- the LOC114858987 gene encoding transcription initiation factor TFIID subunit 4-like isoform X2, whose product MDGATSASKTAAQAESDPGTVTGVVTDTRNPHAAAAQTLNGSAAVMSCHIPAGASADGGGDSSQSAVTLVNNGPVSESRGSSPACSTIVRTSTTGDGSHVKADTSPQPSAQSVPTVTLVRPPMQTLISNKSDSTKAVTQTCNAQVASVVPTGIAPSTKSPAVLHNLRTSVPSTLAATPAAGIRAAAPPALAPRITQPQQNVQNIQLPPGMVLIRSESGQLLMIHQQTLAQMQAQSQSQSAVTPRPAAPTSTPAVQLTSLQASGTSILTRSVTPTTIIKQGSTVQTTVTPTTTLQRPPVLQKTIVLGGSATTSGQPLGTPTVVQAGSAATAVTQRETLENVKKCKNFLSTLIKLASSGKQSSETTANVKKLVKNLLEGKIEPEDFTSSLYRELSSSPQPYLVPFLNRSLPALRQMTPDAEAFIQQSLGPQASSQPAAAASTALTAVVLRRPLSAATFTTAATGTAVTKTTVISLPQTSQTKPGVQVAPQQQGMMVRPQVTLAQSSMLTFRGQPHSHIIVTQPKAVKHLQSVPAVKQTLVPGAKGLQVISHISVAAQKNTLNEAGGGSYRDDDDINDVASMAGVNLCEENARILATSSEFVGRVTRSCKDETFLSTSLLTRRALEIGKKFGVSEMGTDVINYISHAAQQRLQTLLEKTSQVAQQKNRTFKEDERHVQVSDVRTQLKFFEQLDQVEKQRKEEQEREVLLKAAKSRSRQEDPEQLRLKQKAKEMQQQELAQIRHREANQTALAAIGPRKKRRMDSPVRGSGAEGSGSGSSHPGGPGSGSRHFMRQRITRVNLRDLLFCLENEKGASHSHLLYKGFLK is encoded by the exons ATGGATGGAGCGACAAGTGCGAGCAAGACAGCCGCTCAGGCTGAATCCGACCCGGGGACAGTCACGGGAGTTGTTACGGATACAAGGAACCCCCACGCGGCTGCTGCGCAAACTTTGAATGGAAGCGCCGCTGTGATGAGCTGTCACATACCCGCTGGCGCATCCGCTGACGGCGGCGGTGACAGCTCGCAGTCCGCCGTCACGCTTGTCAACAACGGACCCGTTTCTGAGAGCAGAGGTTCGTCTCCTGCGTGTAGTACGATCGTTCGAACTTCGACGACAGGTGACGGATCCCACGTCAAAGCCGACACTTCGCCTCAGCCCTCGGCGCAAAGTGTGCCCACAGTTACGCTCGTGAGGCCACCTATGCAAACTCTCATTAGCAACAAGTCGGACTCCACAAAAGCGGTGACACAGACTTGCAATGCACAAGTGGCGTCAGTTGTACCAACGGGGATCGCGCCGAGCACGAAGAGCCCCGCTGTTTTACACAACCTGAGGACTTCGGTGCCGTCGACGCTAGCTGCCACCCCTGCTGCTGGAATACGTGCCGCTGCTCCACCGGCGCTGGCACCTCGGATCACCCAACCTCAACAGAACGTCCAGAACATCCAGCTGCCTCCAG GCATGGTCTTGATCCGCAGTGAGAGTGGGCAGCTGCTGATGATTCACCAGCAGACCTTAGCTCAGATGCAGGCTCAGTCGCAGTCCCAAAGTGCTGTGACACCGCGACCTGCAGCTCCCACCAGCACTCCAGCTGTCCAGCTTACTTCTTTACAG GCTTCAGGTACATCAATACTGACCCGGTCTGTTACCCCAACCACTATTATAAAACAAGGATCCACTGTGCAAACCACTGTGACACCCACCACCACACTGCAGAGACCACCTGTACTGCAG AAAACCATCGTGCTGGGAGGAAGTGCAACCACCTCGGGACAGCCGCTGGGGACTCCTACCGTGGTGCAGGCTGGATCTGCAGCGACAGCAGTAACACAGAGG GAGACTTTGGAGAATgttaaaaagtgtaaaaactTTCTATCCACGCTGATCAAGCTGGCGTCCAGTGGGAAACAGTCCTCTGAGACTACAGCCAACGTCAAGAAGCTGGTCAAGAACCTGCTG GAAGGAAAGATAGAGCCTGAAGATTTCACCAGCAGCCTATACCGAGAACTCAGCTCCTCACCGCAGCCGTACCTTGTGCCTTTCCTGAAC AGAAGTCTCCCAGCGCTGCGTCAGATGACCCCAGACGCGGAGGCCTTCATCCAGCAGAGCCTGGGGCCTCAGGCCAGCAGccagcctgctgcagcagcctccacagctCTCACTGCCGTGGTGCTGCGGCGTCCTCTCTCCGCTGCCACCTTCACCACTGCAGCCACCGGCACTGCTGTGACCAAAACCACGGTTATTAGCCTCCCTCAGACATCTCAAACGAAACCTGGAGTG CAGgttgctccacagcagcaggggaTGATGGTGAGGCCACAGGTCACGCTGGCTCAGTCTTCCATGCTAACATTTAGAGGACAGCCTCATAGCCACATAATCGTGACCCAGCCAAAGGCGGTGAAACATCTGCAGTCAG TTCCTGCAGTAAAGCAGACCTTGGTTCCAGGTGCTAAAGGACTGCAagtaattagtcacatctctgtCGCTGCTCAAAAGAACACGCTGAATGAAGCAGGAGGGGGAAGCTACAG ggatgatgatgatatcaATGATGTGGCCTCCATGGCAGGAGTCAACTTGTGTGAGGAGAACGCCCGTATCTTAGCAACCAGCTCTGAGTTCGTTGGCAGGGTGACTCGCTCCTGTAAGGATGAGACCTTCCTCTCCACCTCTTTACTCACACGGAGAGCTTTGGAGATTG GCAAGAAGTTTGGTGTCAGTGAGATGGGCACAGATGTGATTAATTACATTTCCCACGCTGCACAGCAGAGACTTCAAACTTTGCTTGAAAAGACATCACAAGTGGCACAGCAGAAGAATAGAACCTTTAAG GAGGATGAACGGCATGTACAGGTCAGCGATGTGCGAACCCAGCTCAAGTTTTTTGAGCAGCTGGATCAGGTGGAGAAGCAAAGGAaagaagagcaggagagagaggttCTCTTGAAGGCTGCCAAG TCCCGGTCACGGCAGGAGGACCCCGAGCAGCTCCGACTTAAACAGAAAGCCAAAGAG atgcagcagcaggaactggcTCAGATCAGGCACAGAGAAGCCAACCAAACAGCGCTGGCAGCAATCGGGCCGAGGAAAAAGCGGAGAATGGACTCTCCTGTTAGGGGTTCTGGTGCAGAG GGCTCAGGGTCAGGCTCGTCCCATCCAGGAGGCCCTGGATCAGGCTCCAGACATTTCATGCGACAGCGCATCACCAGAGTCAACCTCAGGGACCTGCTGTTCTGTCTGGAGAATGAAAAAGGGGCCAGTCACTCACACCTGCTCTATAAAGGCTTCCTCAAATAG